From the genome of Streptacidiphilus rugosus AM-16, one region includes:
- the mce gene encoding methylmalonyl-CoA epimerase, with amino-acid sequence MLTRIDHIGIACFDLDKTVEFYRATYGFEVFHSEVNEEQGVREAMLKINETDDGGASYLQLLEPTREDSAVGKWLAKNGEGVHHIAFGTADVDGDAADIRGKGVRVLYDEPRIGSMGSRITFLHPKDCHGVLTELVTSASRPTHE; translated from the coding sequence GTGCTGACGCGCATCGACCACATCGGCATCGCCTGCTTCGACCTCGACAAGACGGTCGAGTTCTACCGCGCGACCTACGGCTTCGAGGTGTTCCACAGCGAGGTCAACGAGGAGCAGGGCGTCCGCGAGGCCATGCTCAAGATCAACGAGACCGACGACGGCGGCGCGAGCTACCTGCAGCTGCTGGAGCCCACCCGCGAGGACAGCGCCGTCGGCAAGTGGCTCGCCAAGAACGGCGAGGGCGTGCACCACATCGCCTTCGGCACCGCCGACGTCGACGGCGACGCAGCGGACATTCGCGGCAAGGGTGTGCGGGTTCTCTACGACGAGCCGCGTATCGGCTCGATGGGCTCCCGGATCACCTTCCTGCACCCCAAGGACTGCCACGGCGTGCTGACCGAGCTGGTGACCTCCGCGTCCCGGCCAACTCACGAGTAA
- the meaB gene encoding methylmalonyl Co-A mutase-associated GTPase MeaB, translating into MIDVPSLVEQAREGRPRAVARLISLVEGASPQLREVMATLAPLTGRAYVVGLTGSPGVGKSTSTSALVSAYRRLGKRVGVLAVDPSSPFSGGALLGDRVRMQEHATDPEVFIRSMATRGHLGGLAWSAPQAIRVLDAAGCDVILVETVGVGQSEVEIAAQADTTIVLLAPGMGDGIQAAKAGILEIGDLYVVNKADRDGADATARELNHMLGLGEARAAGDWRPPIVKTVAAKQEGVTEVVEALEKHLAWMTGSGTLATRRVARAAAEIEAIAVTALRERFGSLHGDRHLDALAGKVAAGELDSYTAADDLIASITT; encoded by the coding sequence ATGATCGACGTTCCCTCGCTGGTCGAGCAGGCCCGAGAGGGGCGGCCGCGCGCGGTCGCTCGGCTGATCTCGCTGGTGGAGGGCGCGTCCCCGCAGCTGCGCGAGGTGATGGCCACGCTGGCGCCGCTGACCGGGCGTGCCTACGTCGTCGGGCTGACCGGATCGCCCGGGGTCGGCAAGTCGACCTCGACGTCCGCGCTGGTGTCGGCGTACCGCCGACTCGGCAAGCGGGTCGGGGTGCTCGCCGTGGACCCGTCCTCGCCGTTCTCCGGCGGTGCGCTGCTGGGCGACCGGGTGCGGATGCAGGAGCACGCCACCGACCCCGAGGTCTTCATCCGTTCCATGGCCACCCGTGGCCACCTCGGCGGTCTGGCCTGGTCCGCGCCGCAGGCGATCCGGGTGCTGGACGCGGCGGGCTGCGACGTGATCCTCGTCGAGACGGTCGGCGTCGGGCAGTCCGAGGTGGAGATCGCGGCCCAGGCGGACACCACCATCGTGCTGCTCGCGCCCGGCATGGGCGACGGCATCCAGGCCGCCAAGGCGGGCATCCTGGAGATCGGCGACCTCTACGTCGTCAACAAGGCCGACCGGGACGGCGCGGACGCGACCGCCCGTGAGCTCAACCACATGCTCGGCCTCGGCGAGGCCCGCGCCGCGGGGGACTGGCGTCCCCCGATCGTGAAGACCGTCGCCGCCAAGCAGGAGGGCGTCACCGAGGTCGTCGAGGCCCTGGAGAAGCACCTCGCCTGGATGACCGGAAGCGGCACGCTGGCCACCCGCCGCGTCGCCCGCGCCGCCGCCGAGATCGAGGCGATCGCCGTCACCGCGCTGCGCGAGCGCTTCGGCAGCCTGCACGGCGACCGGCACCTCGACGCCCTGGCGGGCAAGGTCGCCGCCGGCGAGCTGGACTCCTACACCGCCGCCGACGACCTGATCGCCTCGATCACGACGTGA
- a CDS encoding acetyl-CoA C-acetyltransferase: MSNTASSATTSVIVAGARTPMGRLLGSLKGFSGADLGGFAIKAAMERSGITGEQVQYVIMGQVLQAGAGQIPARQAAVKAGIPMNVPALTINKVCLSGLDAIALADQLIRAGEFDIVVAGGQESMTNAPHLLPKSREGFKYGAVEMLDAMAYDGLTDAFDNIPMGESTETHNTRLGIGREEQDAVAARSHQLAAAAQKNGVFEAEIVPVEIPQRKGEPVVFSVDEGVRADTTVESLAKLRPAFKKDGTITAGTSSQISDGAAAVVVMSKAKAEELGLTWIAEIGAHGNVAGPDNSLQSQPSNAIKHALSKEGIGVEELDLVEINEAFAAVAVQSVKDLGISLDKVNVNGGAIALGHPIGMSGARVVLHLALELQRRGGGVGAAALCGGGGQGDALIVRVPKA; the protein is encoded by the coding sequence ATGAGCAACACGGCAAGCAGCGCCACCACGTCCGTGATCGTCGCGGGCGCCCGCACCCCGATGGGCCGCCTGCTCGGCTCGCTCAAGGGCTTCTCGGGCGCCGACCTCGGCGGCTTCGCGATCAAGGCCGCGATGGAGCGGTCCGGGATCACCGGCGAGCAGGTCCAGTACGTGATCATGGGCCAGGTGCTCCAGGCCGGCGCGGGCCAGATCCCCGCCCGCCAGGCGGCCGTCAAGGCCGGCATCCCGATGAACGTCCCGGCGCTGACCATCAACAAGGTCTGCCTCTCCGGCCTGGACGCGATCGCGCTGGCCGACCAGCTGATCCGCGCGGGCGAGTTCGACATCGTCGTGGCCGGCGGCCAGGAGTCGATGACGAACGCGCCGCACCTGCTGCCCAAGTCCCGCGAGGGCTTCAAGTACGGCGCGGTCGAGATGCTCGACGCGATGGCGTACGACGGCCTGACCGACGCCTTCGACAACATCCCCATGGGTGAGTCGACGGAGACCCACAACACCCGCCTCGGCATCGGCCGCGAGGAGCAGGACGCGGTCGCCGCGCGCTCGCACCAGCTGGCCGCCGCCGCGCAGAAGAACGGCGTCTTCGAGGCCGAGATCGTTCCGGTCGAGATCCCGCAGCGCAAGGGCGAGCCGGTCGTCTTCTCCGTGGACGAGGGCGTCCGCGCGGACACGACGGTCGAGTCGCTGGCGAAGCTGCGCCCGGCCTTCAAGAAGGACGGCACCATCACCGCGGGCACCTCCTCGCAGATCTCCGACGGCGCTGCCGCGGTGGTCGTGATGAGCAAGGCCAAGGCCGAGGAGCTGGGCCTGACCTGGATCGCCGAGATCGGCGCGCACGGCAACGTCGCGGGCCCGGACAACTCGCTGCAGTCGCAGCCGTCCAACGCGATCAAGCACGCGCTGTCCAAGGAGGGCATCGGCGTCGAGGAGCTCGACCTGGTCGAGATCAACGAGGCGTTCGCGGCGGTCGCGGTGCAGTCGGTGAAGGACCTGGGGATTTCGCTCGACAAGGTGAACGTCAACGGCGGAGCGATCGCCCTGGGTCACCCGATCGGGATGTCCGGCGCGCGCGTGGTCCTGCACCTGGCGCTGGAGCTGCAGCGCCGCGGCGGCGGCGTCGGCGCGGCCGCGCTCTGCGGTGGCGGCGGCCAGGGCGACGCCCTGATCGTCCGCGTCCCGAAGGCGTAA